One genomic window of Cricetulus griseus strain 17A/GY chromosome 3, alternate assembly CriGri-PICRH-1.0, whole genome shotgun sequence includes the following:
- the Omd gene encoding osteomodulin produces MGFLSPTYVLFFCFGVRIYCQYEAYQWDEEYDQEEPNEDYEPEFQFHQNIEYGVPFYQNMLGCAKECFCPTNFPTSMYCDSRKLKTIPHIPTHIQQLYLQFNDIEAVTANSFINATHLKEINLSHNKIKSQKIDHGVFAKLSNLQQLHLEHNNLEEFPFPLPKSLERLLLGYNEISTLQTNAMDGLANLTMLDLCYNHLSDSMLKEKNLSKMEKLMQLNLCNNQLESMPPGLPSSLMYLSLENNSISSIPDNYFDKLPKLHALRMSHNKLRDIPYDIFNLSNLIELNVGHNKLKQAFYIPRNLEHLYLQNNEIENINVTMMCPSTDLLHHRHLTYLRVDQNKLKEPISSYIFFCFPHIHSIYYGEQRSTNGETIQLKTQVFRRYQDDDDEEEEEENHDGQDDTLEGQEVTEEYFNSHYY; encoded by the exons atgggcTTTTTAAGTCCAACATatgtccttttcttctgttttggagTTAGAATATATTGCCAATATGAAGCTTACCAATGGGATGAAGAATATGACCAAGAAGAGCCAAATGAGGATTATGAGCCAGAATTCCAATTTCATCAAAATATTGAATATGGAGTGCCCTTTTATCAGAATATGTTAGGCTGTGCTAAGGAATGCTTCTGTCCAACTAACTTTCCAACATCAATGTACTGTGACAGCCGTAAACTCAAGACTATCCCACATATTCCAACGCACATTCAGCAGCTCTACCTTCAGTTCAATGATATTGAGGCTGTCACTGCAAATTCATTCATCAATGCAACTCatcttaaagaaataaacctCAGTCACAACAAAATTAAATCTCAAAAGATTGACCATGGTGTGTTTGCTAAACTTTCAAATCTACAACAACTTCATCTAGAGCACAACAACTTAGAAgaatttccatttcctcttcctaaaTCTCTGGAAAGACTCCTTCTTGGCTATAACGAAATCTCCACACTTCAAACAAATGCCATGGATGGGCTGGCCAACCTGACTATGCTTGATCTCTGCTATAATCATCTTTCTGATTcaatgttaaaagaaaagaacctttccaaaatggaaaaattaatgcAGCTCAATCTATGTAATAATCAATTAGAATCAATGCCCCCTGGATTGCCTTCTTCACTTATGTATCTATCTttagaaaataattcaatttCATCTATACCAGACAATTATTTTGACAAACTTCCAAAACTTCATGCTCTAAGAATGTCACACAACAAACTGAGAGACATTCCATATGATATATTTAATCTTTCCAACCTTATAGAACTAAACGTTGGACACAATAAATTGAAGCAAGCATTCTACATTCCAAGGAATTTGGAACATCTATAtctacaaaataatgaaatagaaa aCATCAATGTGACAATGATGTGTCCTTCTACTGACCTACTACACCATCGCCATTTAACATACCTCCGTGTGGACCAAAATAAGCTGAAAGAACCAATAAGTTCATACatcttcttctgcttccctcaTATACACAGTATTTATTATGGCGAACAAAGGAGCACTAATGGGGAAACAATACAACTGAAGACCCAAGTTTTCAGGAGATatcaagatgatgatgatgaggaggaggaggaggaaaaccaTGATGGTCAGGATGATACTCTTGAGGGTCAAGAAGTAACAGAAGAGTACTTTAATTCTCATTATTATTAA